The following coding sequences are from one Lolium rigidum isolate FL_2022 chromosome 6, APGP_CSIRO_Lrig_0.1, whole genome shotgun sequence window:
- the LOC124663362 gene encoding terminal nucleotidyltransferase 4B-like, with amino-acid sequence MPRKAKAAEPTRRSKGKKDHPPHAPTQAAAAAATEAAAVMEAAEACVYDTLPGLTLDFTPEEALDAAEPQPSSYPAAAAAEDATATYAVFRNEITAAGDALVDIPATDFFSLDVSAAGKAVPASPSSSAARPAGAATPSSSLAKAEQPAQGSERAWFRGGRRFRSPMLQLHKEILDFCDFISPSAEEESSRTAAVQAVSDVVKHIWPHCKVEVFGSFRTGLYLPTSDIDVVIFESRVKTPQVGLYALAKALTQKGVAKKIQVIAKARVPIVKFVERISEIPFDISFDIDGGPQAADFIKDAIKKMPALRPLSMILKVFLHQRELNEVYTGGVGSYALLTMLITHLQLIWGVKDMLGYRQSKEHNLGILLIKFFDFYGRKLNNWDVGISCNSARTFFLKSDNDFVNLDRPHLIAIQDPMVPDNDIGKNSFNYFKVKSAFSKAYSVLTDAKLITSLGPNRSILGAIVRPDSVLLDRKGWNTDGALADMLAEPWEPLAQRFDSENDAMYNWHALDDDEPLPRNTQPASEDTSSSPLKKRKSSKSNKKSRKKAKADDVSSSDDAEDGSRNRRERSRGKESRQSEKTHRSAGSSRRRKGPREYDRFTNTLPQHTHISRW; translated from the exons ATGCCTCGCAAAGCGAAAGCCGCGGAGCCTACCCGGCGGTCCAAGGGCAAAAAAGATCATCCGCCTCACGCGCCGACCcaagcggccgccgccgccgccaccgaagcCGCCGCCGTCATGGAGGCCGCCGAGGCCTGCGTCTACGACACCCTCCCAGGCCTAACCCTAGACTTCACTCCGGAGGAGGCCCTCGACGCGGCGGAGCCCCAGCCGTCCtcctaccccgccgccgccgccgcggaggacgCGACCGCGACCTATGCCGTCTTCCGCAATGAGATTACTGCGGCTGGGGACGCCCTCGTTGACATACCCGCCACCGATTTCTTCTCCCTAGACGTCTCCGCGGCTGGTAAGGCCGTTCCGGCCTCCCCGTCGTCGTCGGCGGCACGGCCTGCCGGGGCGGCGACGCCCTCGAGCTCCCTCGCTAAGGCGGAGCAGCCGGCGCAGGGGTCGGAGCGCGCGTGGTTCCGAGGAGGCAGGCGGTTCAGAAGCCCCATGTTGCAGCTACACAAAG AGATTCTTGACTTCTGTGATTTTATCTCACCTTCCGCTGAAGAGGAATCTTCACGGACAGCTGCTGTGCAAGCTGTCTCTGATGTTGTCAAGCATATATGGCCTCATTGCAAG GTTGAAGTCTTCGGATCTTTCAGAACAGGGCTTTATCTACCAACAAGTGATATTGAT GTTGTAATATTTGAGTCCAGGGTCAAGACTCCTCAAGTTGGCCTATACGCTCTTGCAAAAGCATTGACTCAAAAAGGTGTTGCCAAGAAGATACAG GTGATAGCAAAGGCCCGTGTGCCAATTGTGAAATTTGTGGAAAGAATTAGTGAAATACCTTTTGATATCAG CTTTGATATTGATGGTGGACCACAGGCAGCGGATTTTATCAAG GATGCCATCAAGAAGATGCCTGCTTTAAGACCTTTGTCTATGATTCTGAAGGTTTTCCTTCATCAAAGAGAACTCAATGAG GTCTATACCGGTGGGGTTGGGTCATATGCTCTTCTCACAATGCTGATCACACATTTACAG TTGATCTGGGGAGTGAAAGATATGCTGGGCTATCGACAATCCAAGGAGCACAATTTGGGAATTCTTTTG ATCAAGTTTTTTGACTTCTATGGGCGCAAGTTAAACAATTGGGATGTTGGAATATCCTGCAACTCTGCAAGAACCTTTTTCTTGAAGAGTGATAATGA CTTTGTGAATCTTGACCGGCCACATCTTATAGCCATTCAAGATCCCATG GTACCAGATAATGATATCGGGAAGAATTCATTCAACTACTTCAAG GTGAAATCAGCATTTTCAAAGGCTTACTCAGTGCTGACTGATGCCAAGTTGATTACGAGCTTGGGACCAAACAGGAGCATTCTGGGTGCCATTGTCAGACCGGATTCAGTGTTGCTGGACCGTAAAGGCTGGAACACTGATGGTGCATTAGCTGACATGCTAGCAGAACCCTGGGAACCATTGGCCCAACGGTTTGACAGCGAGAATGATGCAATGTACAATTGGCATGCATTAGATGATGATGAACCACTGCCCAGAAATACTCAACCTGCTTCTGAGGACACTAGTTCATCACCATTGAAGAAACGGAAGTCATCCAAGTCAAATAAGAAATCTAGAAAGAAGGCAAAGGCTGATGATGTCTCAAGCAGTGATGATGCAGAAGATGGGTCCAGAAATCGAAGAGAGCGCAGTCGTGGCAAAGAGTCGAGACAAAGTGAGAAAACACATCGCAGTGCAGGAAGCAGTAGACGAAGAAAAGGGCCACGAGAGTATGACAGATTTACAAATACACTCCCACAGCACACACACATAAGTAGGTGGTGA